The DNA segment CCTTCCAGTTGCtaattgttttaatatattgAGGTGAATGTGGAAATGCATAacggttttaaataaaaacttgttgaAAGCAACGCGTGTCAATCAAGAGTGTGTGTGTCCACTTTTGCTTACCTGGATATCTGTACAGTCTGCCTCGTCCCTGTATGCCTAAAGCTCTGGTCACCATCCGTTTGGCCACTGCGCAGTCTGTCCTGGGACGCTCCTTCACCGGCTGGAGAAATTCTTGAAGAGGACACAAACCGTTCAACTGACTATTGAGATTTCACCAAAACTGTTTACGGTAGCTCAAAGCGTCCTACCTGCCCTTTTGACCGCCTTGCCCTGTGCTTTTTTACTCCCCTCAGAGAGAGCTCGAGTCTTCAGCAGCGGGTGGCAGATGGAGAGGGCGTGGTGCGCTGCAATCAAGACAACCCCCACCGACTTCAGTCACCATCAGTTCAAACAGTTCATCGCGTTTAGTGTACAGTGGAAAAAGCTCTGACCTGCCGCCTGGCAGGAGAAAACGCCCAGAGCGTGTGTGTTGTCCACCCACTTGATCTTCATTCCACCGTCACTGAGATGCGAtgggaggagaaagaggaagagagcgGGAGGAAATTAATAAACAGCTGCATCTATCAGTGGGATATAATGCAGACCGCACCGTGTGAGTTTCTACTATGGCAGAGACTAATCAGGATCCTTAATCAGACAAAATTATTGCACGCTAAAAAGTCCTTTGTGATATGAACATTGCACACTGATATTGCAATAATGACAAATGTGTGATATACTGCAGCCCCAATTTGAACAAATTTAGGAAAATGTCTATTTGAGAGTTCAGACCTCTTCAcccaaaacacaaacttcaatctGTTTTATGCGACAGCCCAACAACGcaaagcagtgcataattgtgaaaaagtaaaagtacataGTAGTCAAAACGCTATCAAGAAGGAAATGAGAACAgcactgaaaatgtatttttctagcCTTTCAGTCAGCAGTTATATATGCGGAGTACTATGTGGGCCATAACATTATAACCTCACCTGTATTCTGTGAAAGCATCCAGGAGGTCGTCAGTCTTGAAAACAGGTGGAAAGTCATAAATCTCAATGACATGGCTGAAGTCATCCGAGTTAAGAAACACGTTCTCATAGATTGCGTAGTCATTGTGAACAAGCTCAACAAAGatgcctgtctctttaagatgcATTTTGatctgaaagggaaaaaaaaaaaaaacagcagaaagcaCCTCATGATTAGGTAACTATTCAGGTTCTTACATTTCTCATGCTGGAAGACTCAGGCTTTTAGAAAATCTTTAACATTTGCCAACATGTTTCTTCAGGCTGAAAGTATTACTAATGTTCTGGAGTCCTGACTTAGGTCTgatagagaatctgtggagggagCTAAAAATTAAGTCCATGGTAAAGAGGGTcattggaaatataaaaataagattttgtttgtagatagaacaatttatttaattcattaagtgatttttgaaaagctttttgatgtaaattatattttcttcaaaatccaGACTCCTTTTACATTGGTTTATTTTCCTGAGAAATGCCTGTCCCCAATTAGAAACAAACCTCTTGGTTGGATGaacaatttaaatctaaatctgtcaaggttataaaaaaaaacatttagaaaaaaacccctctAAAATAA comes from the Gambusia affinis linkage group LG07, SWU_Gaff_1.0, whole genome shotgun sequence genome and includes:
- the r3hcc1 gene encoding R3H and coiled-coil domain-containing protein 1, translating into MHLKETGIFVELVHNDYAIYENVFLNSDDFSHVIEIYDFPPVFKTDDLLDAFTEYSDGGMKIKWVDNTHALGVFSCQAAAHHALSICHPLLKTRALSEGSKKAQGKAVKRAEFLQPVKERPRTDCAVAKRMVTRALGIQGRGRLYRYPAGLDRPVSDQ